A region of Anolis carolinensis isolate JA03-04 unplaced genomic scaffold, rAnoCar3.1.pri scaffold_7, whole genome shotgun sequence DNA encodes the following proteins:
- the use1 gene encoding vesicle transport protein USE1: MAAVAPVAPVTRPEIKLVRLLTRCEALAAERRRPEEEWRLEKYVAALEEILLALKNHSSKPAPEVLNEYSRKVDFLKGLLEAEKLSSSSEKALANQFLAPGRNPTTAKERVPATKTVHLQAKARYTGEMRSELFGLEEANLRKRTGALLPEEKQSASELDAVLQHHHSLQEKLAEEMLHLARNLKNNTLVAQNVIKQDNQTLSQSLRLADRNFEKLKDESERLEQHAKKSVNWLLWLMLIVVCFIFISMILFIRIFPKLR; the protein is encoded by the exons ATGGCCGCCGTGGCTCCGGTGGCGCCCGTGACTCGGCCGGAGATCAAGCTGGTTCGGCTCCTGACCCGGTGCGAAGCGCTGGCGGCGGAGCGGCGGCGCCCGGAGGAGGAATGGCGGCTGGAGAAG TACGTTGCTGCGCTGGAGGAGATACTCCTTGCCTTGAAGAATCACTCCAG CAAACCCGCGCCGGAGGTGCTAAATGAATATTCCCGCAAAGTGGACTTCCTGAAGGGGCTGCTGGAGGCAGAGAAGCTG tCGTCGTCCTCAGAGAAGGCGCTGGCCAACCAGTTCCTGGCACCCGGGCGCAACCCGACCACGGCTAAGGAGCGTGTCCCGGCCACCAAGACGGTTCACCTGCAAGCCAAGGCCCGCTACACAGGCGAGATGCGGAGCGAGCTGTTTG gTTTGGAAGAGGCCAACCTGAGGAAACGCAC GGgggcccttctccccgaggagaAGCAGTCGGCGTCTGAGCTGGACGCGGTGCTCCAGCACCACCACAGCCTGCAGGAGAAGCTGGCCGAGGAGATGCTCCACCTGGCGCGCAACCTCAAGAACAACACCTTGGTGGCCCAGAACGTCATCAAGCAGGACAACCAG ACTCTGTCCCAGTCTCTGCGCCTGGCCGACCGGAACTTTGAGAAGCTGAAGGACGAGTCGGAGCGGCTGGAGCAGCACGCCAAGAAGTCCGTCAACTGGCTCCTGTGGCTGATGCTCATCGTGGTCtgcttcatcttcatcagcatgATCCTCTTCATCCGCATCTTCCCCAAGCTCAGGTGA